In Anguilla rostrata isolate EN2019 chromosome 1, ASM1855537v3, whole genome shotgun sequence, a genomic segment contains:
- the cdca4 gene encoding cell division cycle-associated protein 4 isoform X3 has product MIPTSQDTHFLTKSLCPPSVKNNTPIRTNMFPKGTKRKFSDAGDEATDEHPASVKMASSYNLQRQSLLDMSLIKLQLCHMLVEPNLCRSVLIANTVRQIQEEMTQDGSWQIMTEALNAAQNPADRLVATEILCRPSARDQDEEPKPFSVIGYEGCHPEEVVVDDTLCSVSPETPSTYMPGSLGIGPCWEEEDLKETSEEEEDDDDEDCGLRSGEEEERLEEDSKTTEQVFGTFEIKNPVPSPDPALEELFSDVDASYYDLDTMLTGMQSTPKMGPYDLLESLSSHGPSSISSNSSCRPDLNELDHIMEIIVGS; this is encoded by the coding sequence AACGAACATGTTTCCAAAGGGCACGAAACGCAAATTTTCCGACGCTGGCGACGAAGCGACAGACGAGCACCCGGCGAGCGTCAAGATGGCGTCTTCCTACAACCTGCAGCGTCAGTCCCTGCTGGACATGTCTCTGATCAAGCTGCAGCTGTGCCACATGCTGGTGGAGCCCAACCTGTGCCGCTCGGTGCTCATCGCCAACACCGTCCGGCAGATCCAGGAGGAGATGACGCAGGACGGCAGCTGGCAGATCATGACCGAGGCCCTCAACGCCGCCCAGAACCCGGCCGACCGCCTGGTCGCCACAGAGATCTTGTGCCGGCCGTCGGCGCGCGACCAGGACGAGGAGCCCAAGCCCTTCTCGGTCATCGGTTACGAGGGATGCCACCCGGAAGAGGTAGTCGTGGATGACACCTTGTGTTCCGTCTCCCCCGAGACACCTTCCACGTACATGCCCGGCAGCTTAGGCATCGGTCCCTGCTGGGAGGAAGAGGACCTGAAGGAGACcagcgaggaggaagaggacgacgACGACGAGGACTGCGGTCTGAGAtcaggggaggaggaagagaggctgGAAGAGGACTCTAAGACCACAGAGCAGGTCTTTGGCACATTTGAGATCAAGAATCCTGTCCCCAGTCCAGACCCTGCTCTAGAGGAGCTCTTCTCAGATGTTGACGCCTCTTATTATGACTTGGACACCATGCTGACGGGTATGCAGAGCACACCCAAAATGGGACCTTACGACCTTCTGGAAAGTCTGTCCTCACACGGGCCATCGTCCATCAGCTCCAACTCCAGCTGTCGGCCTGATCTTAATGAACTGGACCACATCATGGAGATCATTGTGGGCTCATAA
- the cdca4 gene encoding cell division cycle-associated protein 4 isoform X2, whose product MIPTSQDTHFLTKSLCPPSVKNNTPIRLQQPWLAGPVTGGTLLLTGLKCAERVQNKSCLSLVQRTNMFPKGTKRKFSDAGDEATDEHPASVKMASSYNLQRQSLLDMSLIKLQLCHMLVEPNLCRSVLIANTVRQIQEEMTQDGSWQIMTEALNAAQNPADRLVATEILCRPSARDQDEEPKPFSVIGYEGCHPEEVVVDDTLCSVSPETPSTYMPGSLGIGPCWEEEDLKETSEEEEDDDDEDCGLRSGEEEERLEEDSKTTEQVFGTFEIKNPVPSPDPALEELFSDVDASYYDLDTMLTGMQSTPKMGPYDLLESLSSHGPSSISSNSSCRPDLNELDHIMEIIVGS is encoded by the exons GCTCCAGCAGCCCTGGTTGGCTGGCCCCGTGACTGGAG GAACCTTACTTCTGACTGGCCTAAAATGTGCAGAAAGAGTGCAGAACAAAAGCTGTTTGTCGCTAGTGCAAAG AACGAACATGTTTCCAAAGGGCACGAAACGCAAATTTTCCGACGCTGGCGACGAAGCGACAGACGAGCACCCGGCGAGCGTCAAGATGGCGTCTTCCTACAACCTGCAGCGTCAGTCCCTGCTGGACATGTCTCTGATCAAGCTGCAGCTGTGCCACATGCTGGTGGAGCCCAACCTGTGCCGCTCGGTGCTCATCGCCAACACCGTCCGGCAGATCCAGGAGGAGATGACGCAGGACGGCAGCTGGCAGATCATGACCGAGGCCCTCAACGCCGCCCAGAACCCGGCCGACCGCCTGGTCGCCACAGAGATCTTGTGCCGGCCGTCGGCGCGCGACCAGGACGAGGAGCCCAAGCCCTTCTCGGTCATCGGTTACGAGGGATGCCACCCGGAAGAGGTAGTCGTGGATGACACCTTGTGTTCCGTCTCCCCCGAGACACCTTCCACGTACATGCCCGGCAGCTTAGGCATCGGTCCCTGCTGGGAGGAAGAGGACCTGAAGGAGACcagcgaggaggaagaggacgacgACGACGAGGACTGCGGTCTGAGAtcaggggaggaggaagagaggctgGAAGAGGACTCTAAGACCACAGAGCAGGTCTTTGGCACATTTGAGATCAAGAATCCTGTCCCCAGTCCAGACCCTGCTCTAGAGGAGCTCTTCTCAGATGTTGACGCCTCTTATTATGACTTGGACACCATGCTGACGGGTATGCAGAGCACACCCAAAATGGGACCTTACGACCTTCTGGAAAGTCTGTCCTCACACGGGCCATCGTCCATCAGCTCCAACTCCAGCTGTCGGCCTGATCTTAATGAACTGGACCACATCATGGAGATCATTGTGGGCTCATAA
- the cdca4 gene encoding cell division cycle-associated protein 4 isoform X1, with protein MVNQTHMTLCHFHGHSRVTLDVMFTDVLVTVMCFLCFSCMFVTFRLQQPWLAGPVTGGTLLLTGLKCAERVQNKSCLSLVQRTNMFPKGTKRKFSDAGDEATDEHPASVKMASSYNLQRQSLLDMSLIKLQLCHMLVEPNLCRSVLIANTVRQIQEEMTQDGSWQIMTEALNAAQNPADRLVATEILCRPSARDQDEEPKPFSVIGYEGCHPEEVVVDDTLCSVSPETPSTYMPGSLGIGPCWEEEDLKETSEEEEDDDDEDCGLRSGEEEERLEEDSKTTEQVFGTFEIKNPVPSPDPALEELFSDVDASYYDLDTMLTGMQSTPKMGPYDLLESLSSHGPSSISSNSSCRPDLNELDHIMEIIVGS; from the exons ATGGTTAACCAAACACACATGACCTTATGTCATTTCCACGGACACAGTAGAGTAACATTGGATGTAATGTTCACTGACGTGCTGGTTACTGTCATGTGTTTTCTCTGCTTTAGCTGCATGTTTGTTACTTTTAGGCTCCAGCAGCCCTGGTTGGCTGGCCCCGTGACTGGAG GAACCTTACTTCTGACTGGCCTAAAATGTGCAGAAAGAGTGCAGAACAAAAGCTGTTTGTCGCTAGTGCAAAG AACGAACATGTTTCCAAAGGGCACGAAACGCAAATTTTCCGACGCTGGCGACGAAGCGACAGACGAGCACCCGGCGAGCGTCAAGATGGCGTCTTCCTACAACCTGCAGCGTCAGTCCCTGCTGGACATGTCTCTGATCAAGCTGCAGCTGTGCCACATGCTGGTGGAGCCCAACCTGTGCCGCTCGGTGCTCATCGCCAACACCGTCCGGCAGATCCAGGAGGAGATGACGCAGGACGGCAGCTGGCAGATCATGACCGAGGCCCTCAACGCCGCCCAGAACCCGGCCGACCGCCTGGTCGCCACAGAGATCTTGTGCCGGCCGTCGGCGCGCGACCAGGACGAGGAGCCCAAGCCCTTCTCGGTCATCGGTTACGAGGGATGCCACCCGGAAGAGGTAGTCGTGGATGACACCTTGTGTTCCGTCTCCCCCGAGACACCTTCCACGTACATGCCCGGCAGCTTAGGCATCGGTCCCTGCTGGGAGGAAGAGGACCTGAAGGAGACcagcgaggaggaagaggacgacgACGACGAGGACTGCGGTCTGAGAtcaggggaggaggaagagaggctgGAAGAGGACTCTAAGACCACAGAGCAGGTCTTTGGCACATTTGAGATCAAGAATCCTGTCCCCAGTCCAGACCCTGCTCTAGAGGAGCTCTTCTCAGATGTTGACGCCTCTTATTATGACTTGGACACCATGCTGACGGGTATGCAGAGCACACCCAAAATGGGACCTTACGACCTTCTGGAAAGTCTGTCCTCACACGGGCCATCGTCCATCAGCTCCAACTCCAGCTGTCGGCCTGATCTTAATGAACTGGACCACATCATGGAGATCATTGTGGGCTCATAA
- the cdca4 gene encoding cell division cycle-associated protein 4 isoform X4, which translates to MFPKGTKRKFSDAGDEATDEHPASVKMASSYNLQRQSLLDMSLIKLQLCHMLVEPNLCRSVLIANTVRQIQEEMTQDGSWQIMTEALNAAQNPADRLVATEILCRPSARDQDEEPKPFSVIGYEGCHPEEVVVDDTLCSVSPETPSTYMPGSLGIGPCWEEEDLKETSEEEEDDDDEDCGLRSGEEEERLEEDSKTTEQVFGTFEIKNPVPSPDPALEELFSDVDASYYDLDTMLTGMQSTPKMGPYDLLESLSSHGPSSISSNSSCRPDLNELDHIMEIIVGS; encoded by the coding sequence ATGTTTCCAAAGGGCACGAAACGCAAATTTTCCGACGCTGGCGACGAAGCGACAGACGAGCACCCGGCGAGCGTCAAGATGGCGTCTTCCTACAACCTGCAGCGTCAGTCCCTGCTGGACATGTCTCTGATCAAGCTGCAGCTGTGCCACATGCTGGTGGAGCCCAACCTGTGCCGCTCGGTGCTCATCGCCAACACCGTCCGGCAGATCCAGGAGGAGATGACGCAGGACGGCAGCTGGCAGATCATGACCGAGGCCCTCAACGCCGCCCAGAACCCGGCCGACCGCCTGGTCGCCACAGAGATCTTGTGCCGGCCGTCGGCGCGCGACCAGGACGAGGAGCCCAAGCCCTTCTCGGTCATCGGTTACGAGGGATGCCACCCGGAAGAGGTAGTCGTGGATGACACCTTGTGTTCCGTCTCCCCCGAGACACCTTCCACGTACATGCCCGGCAGCTTAGGCATCGGTCCCTGCTGGGAGGAAGAGGACCTGAAGGAGACcagcgaggaggaagaggacgacgACGACGAGGACTGCGGTCTGAGAtcaggggaggaggaagagaggctgGAAGAGGACTCTAAGACCACAGAGCAGGTCTTTGGCACATTTGAGATCAAGAATCCTGTCCCCAGTCCAGACCCTGCTCTAGAGGAGCTCTTCTCAGATGTTGACGCCTCTTATTATGACTTGGACACCATGCTGACGGGTATGCAGAGCACACCCAAAATGGGACCTTACGACCTTCTGGAAAGTCTGTCCTCACACGGGCCATCGTCCATCAGCTCCAACTCCAGCTGTCGGCCTGATCTTAATGAACTGGACCACATCATGGAGATCATTGTGGGCTCATAA